The Lactuca sativa cultivar Salinas chromosome 2, Lsat_Salinas_v11, whole genome shotgun sequence genome includes a window with the following:
- the LOC111920734 gene encoding probable diphthine methyl ester synthase: protein MLYIIGLGLGDEKDITLRGLEAVKKCQKLYIESYTSLLSFGISKDGISTLEKLYGKPLTVADREMVEEKADDMLLEAREFDVAFLVVGDPFGATTHSDLVVRAKKLEVEVKVIYNASVMNAVGVCGLQLYRYGETVSLPFFTETWRPDSFYEKIQRNRGLGLHTLCLLDIRVKEPSLESLCRGKKQYEPPSFMTIGVAIDQLLEVEQLRGESAYNEDTLCVGFARLGSENQKVVAGSMKQLRTVDFGQPLHCLTIVGKTHPVEEEMLDFYRS from the exons ATGTTGTATATAATCGGATTGGGACTGGGCGACGAAAAAGACATCACATTAAGAGGATTAGAAGCTGTGAAGAAATGCCAAAAGCTCTATATTGAATCCTACACATCTCTCCTTTCCTTTGGTATCTCCAAAGATGGCATCTCCACCCTG GAAAAGTTGTATGGAAAGCCACTTACAGTTGCAGATAGGGAAATGGTAGAGGAAAAGGCTGATGATATGTTGTTAGAGGCTCGTGAATTTGATGTTGCTTTCCTTGTTGTTGGAGACCCTTTTGG ggCGACAACACATAGTGATCTGGTTGTAAGGGCAAAGAAATTGGAGGTGGAAGTGAAGGTGATATATAATGCATCTGTAATGAATGCAGTTGGAGTATGTGGCTTACAACTTTATCGTTATGGAGAAACTGTTTCATTACCTTTCTTTACAGAAACATGGAGACCTGATAGTTTTTATGAGAAAATTCAAAGAAATCGAGGACTAGGGTTACATACTCTGTGTTTATTAG ATATACGAGTTAAAGAACCTTCATTGGAATCACTATGCAG agGAAAAAAGCAATACGAGCCTCCTAGTTTCATGACAATTGGAGTTGCTATTGATCAACTCTTAGAGGTTGAACAACTACGTGGAGAATCAG CTTACAATGAAGACACATTGTGTGTGGGATTTGCAAGGCTAGGAAGTGAAAACCAAAAGGTGGTGGCTGGGTCAATGAAGCAATTAAGGACAGTTGACTTTGGTCAACCTCTTCATTGCCTCACAATAGTAGGTAAAACTCATCCTGTGGAAGAAGAAATGCTTGATTTCTATAGAAGTTGA
- the LOC111920725 gene encoding probable diphthine methyl ester synthase, with protein sequence HSDMVVREKKLEVEVKLIHNASIMNAVGVCALQIYHYGEIVSLPFSTETWRPDNFYEKIQRNRGLELHTLCLLDIRVKEPSLESLCIGKKQYRHPSFMPIGVAIDKLLEVEQLPGESAYNEETLCVGFSRLGSEKQKVVAKSMKQLREVDFGQPLHCLTIVGKTHPVEEEMLDFYRS encoded by the exons CACAGTGACATGGTTGTAAGGGAAAAGAAATTGGAGGTGGAAGTGAAGTTGATACATAATGCATCAATAATGAACGCAGTTGGAGTATGTGCCTTACAAATTTATCATTACGGAGAAATTGTTTCATTACCTTTCTCTACAGAGACATGGAGACCTGATAATTTTTATGAGAAAATTCAAAGAAATCGAGGACTAGAGCTACATACTCTATGCTTGTTAG ATATACGAGTTAAAGAACCTTCATTGGAATCACTATGCAT agGAAAAAAGCAATACAGGCATCCTAGTTTCATGCCAATTGGAGTTGCTATTGATAAACTCTTAGAGGTTGAACAACTACCTGGAGAATCAG CTTACAATGAAGAAACACTGTGTGTAGGATTTTCAAGGCTAGGAAGTGAGAAACAAAAGGTGGTGGCTAAGTCAATGAAGCAATTAAGAGAAGTTGACTTTGGTCAACCTCTTCATTGCCTCACAATAGTAGGTAAAACTCATCCCGTGGAAGAAGAAATGCTCGATTTTTATAGAAGTTGA
- the LOC111920732 gene encoding flavonol 3-sulfotransferase, translating into MSISDQSLFPQTPVESKEHEDHYNKICEDYNHLMETLPKGNGWRAKHLYNYNGFWISPKYIKANLLLHAYFKPQPTDIFLASFMKSGTTWLKALIFSTLTRHLYSFSAHYLHHHGPQSTFPFLESECENFPITDFTHMSSPRLFATHFPRTLLPESMTSCKFVYICREPKDVLVSKWVFMNKIREKDLPPFSFDEAFDLFCEGVSNYGPFWEHVLSYWRASLESPEKILFLKYEEVKRQSEVVVRRLAAFMGIPFMAEEVEKGVVENIVKLCSFENLSNLEVNKKGVEKFGTVEVENREFFRKGEIGDWRNYLSDEMKQRIDGIIDEKFKGSGLIFGS; encoded by the coding sequence ATGTCCATCTCTGATCAATCTCTATTTCCACAAACACCAGTAGAATCCAAAGAACATGAAGATCACTACAACAAGATTTGCGAGGATTACAATCACTTAATGGAAACATTGCCCAAAGGTAATGGATGGAGAGCGAAACACCTCTACAACTACAATGGTTTCTGGATAAGCCCCAAATACATCAAAGCCAACTTGCTTCTTCACGCTTACTTCAAACCTCAACCTACTGACATCTTTTTGGCCTCTTTCATGAAATCAGGAACCACATGGCTTAAAGCTCTCATCTTCTCCACCCTTACCCGCCACCTCTATAGCTTCTCTGCCCACTACTTACACCACCATGGCCCACAAAGCACTTTTCCTTTTCTCGAAAGTGAATGCGAAAACTTCCCCATAACTGACTTCACACATATGTCTTCTCCCCGACTTTTTGCAACCCACTTCCCCCGCACCCTCTTACCGGAATCCATGACTTCATGCAAGTTCGTTTACATCTGTCGAGAGCCGAAAGATGTTTTGGTTTCGAAATGGGTTTTCATGAACAAAATTAGAGAGAAAGATCTACCTCCGTTTTCTTTTGATGAAGCGTTTGATCTTTTTTGTGAAGGGGTTTCGAACTACGGGCCGTTTTGGGAACATGTTCTGTCGTACTGGAGAGCGAGTTTGGAGTCACCGGAGAAGATTCTATTTTTGAAGTATGAGGAAGTGAAGAGGCAGTCGGAGGTGGTGGTGAGGAGATTGGCGGCATTTATGGGTATCCCATTCATGGCGGAGGAAGTTGAGAAAGGTGTGGTGGAGAACATTGTGAAGCTATGTAGCTTTGAAAATTTGAGTAATCTGGAGGTGAATAAGAAAGGTGTTGAAAAATTTGGTACGGTGGAGGTGGAGAATCGTGAATTTTTCAGGAAAGGTGAGATTGGAGATTGGAGAAACTATCTTTCTGATGAGATGAAACAACGCATTGATGGAATTATAGATGAGAAATTTAAAGGTTCTGGCTTGATATTTGGCTCGTGA
- the LOC111920733 gene encoding flavonol 3-sulfotransferase-like, giving the protein MSHQSIIPQTPLESKEHEDHYNKICKDYNHLMETMPKSNGWRVEHLYNYNGFWINPIYIKANLLLHAYFKPQPTDIFLASFMKSGTTWLKALIFSTLTRHLYSFSDHYLHHHGPQSTFPFLDSECESYPISDFTHMCSPRLFATHFPRTLLPESMASCKFVYLCREPKDVLVSKWVFMSKLREKDLPPFSLDEAFDLFCEGVSDYGPFWEHVLSYWRPSLESSEKILFLKYEEVKRQPEVVVRRLATFMGVPFTTEEVEKGVVENIVKLCSFENLSNLEVNKKGVEKFGKVEVENREFFRKGVIGDWRNYLSDEMKQRIDGIIDEKLKGSALIFGA; this is encoded by the coding sequence ATGTCTCATCAATCTATAATTCCACAAACACCATTAGAATCCAAAGAACATGAAGATCACTACAACAAGATCTGCAAGGATTACAATCACTTAATGGAAACAATGCCCAAAAGTAATGGATGGAGGGTGGAACACCTCTACAACTACAATGGTTTCTGGATAAACCCTATATACATCAAAGCCAATTTGCTTCTTCATGCTTACTTCAAACCACAACCCACTGATATCTTTTTAGCTTCCTTCATGAAGTCAGGAACCACGTGGCTTAAAGCACTCATCTTCTCCACCCTTACTCGCCACCTCTACAGCTTCTCCGACCACTATTTACACCACCATGGCCCACAAAGCACTTTTCCTTTTCTCGACAGTGAATGCGAAAGCTACCCCATATCCGACTTCACACATATGTGTTCTCCACGACTCTTTGCAACCCACTTCCCTCGGACCCTCTTACCGGAATCCATGGCTTCATGCAAGTTCGTTTACCTCTGTAGAGAACCGAAAGATGTTTTGGTTTCGAAATGGGTTTTCATGAGCAAACTTAGAGAGAAAGATTTGCCTCCATTTTCTTTGGATGAAGCGTTTGATCTTTTCTGTGAAGGGGTTTCAGACTACGGGCCTTTTTGGGAGCATGTTCTGTCGTACTGGAGACCGAGTTTGGAGTCATCGGAGAAGATTCTGTTCTTGAAGTATGAGGAAGTGAAGAGGCAGCCGGAGGTGGTGGTGAGGAGGTTGGCGACGTTCATGGGTGTGCCATTCACGACAGAGGAAGTTGAGAAAGGAGTGGTGGAGAACATTGTGAAGTTGTGTAGCTTTGAGAATTTGAGTAATCTAGAGGTGAATAAGAAGGGCGTTGAAAAGTTCGGTAAGGTGGAGGTGGAGAATCGTGAATTTTTCAGGAAAGGTGTGATTGGAGATTGGAGAAACTATCTTTCCGATGAGATGAAACAACGCATTGATGGAATTATCGATGAAAAGTTGAAAGGTTCTGCCTTGATCTTTGGCGCCTAA